The Lates calcarifer isolate ASB-BC8 linkage group LG6, TLL_Latcal_v3, whole genome shotgun sequence genome includes a region encoding these proteins:
- the arf3a gene encoding ADP-ribosylation factor 3a produces the protein MGNIFGNLLKSLIGKKEMRILMVGLDAAGKTTILYKLKLGEIVTTIPTIGFNVETVEYKNISFTVWDVGGQDKIRPLWRHYFQNTQGLIFVVDSNDRERVNEAREELMRMLAEDELRDAVLLVFANKQDLPNAMNAAEITDKLGLHSLRHRNWYIQATCATSGDGLYEGLDWLANQLKNKK, from the exons ATGGGGAACATCTTCGGGAACCTGTTGAAGAGCCTGATAGGCAAGAAGGAGATGCGGATCCTCATGGTGGGGCTGGATGCCGCTGGGAAAACCACCATCCTCTACAAGCTGAAGCTGGGAGAGATCGTCACCACCATCCCCACAATCG GTTTCAACGTGGAGACGGTAGAGTACAAGAACATCAGCTTCACCGTGTGGGATGTGGGTGGCCAGGACAAGATCCGTCCCCTGTGGAGGCACTACTTCCAGAACACCCAGG GGTTGATCTTTGTGGTGGACAGCAACGACCGCGAGCGGGTTAACGAAGCTCGGGAAGAACTGATGAGGATGCTGGCTGAGGACGAACTGCGGGATGCCGTTCTTCTCGTCTTTGCCAACAAACAG GACCTGCCTAATGCCATGAACGCTGCAGAGATCACAGACAAGCTGGGCCTGCACTCCCTACGCCACCGCAACTGGTACATCCAGGCCACCTGTGCCACCAGCGGTGACGGCCTCTACGAGGGCCTGGACTGGCTGGCCAATCAGCTGAAGAACAAAAAGTGA